From the Methylobacterium currus genome, one window contains:
- a CDS encoding IS1182 family transposase, protein MSLDVKRTYVVPDQTAQVARAIFPNGNPVMRLYDDLYRVVADRDFADLFPARGRPAEAPARLALATLLQFMEGLTDRQAADAVRTRIDWKYLLCLELTDVGFDHTVLSEFRTRLLAHGAESRLLDATLKLARERGLLKGGGRQRSDSTHVLGAMRTMSRLEVVGETLRYALNALATVAPDWLRACTTPTWAERYELRASEFRLPKSQTGRRAWAVQTGVDGFTLLALATADGAPPVVRDAAALETLRRVWVQNFLVEHGPEGARVEWRTNDQVPPSGRYIGSPYDVEARYASKGATVWSGYKVHLTETCDEGTPNLITNVETTTAAVSDDATTSTIHAALAARGLLPKTHIADTGFVNAALFVDAQERYGVDLIGPTRGDRQWQARAGAGFAARDFAIDFVQQRATCPAGKRSQSWTPALARGTTPVIKIKFAPSDCRACPLRPQCTRASTARRAITIRPEAQHEALRVGRAREQTADFAAEYARRAGVEGTIAQGVRSSRLRRTPYFGHAKTHLAHLMTAAAMNLARLLRWLADEPKARTRHSAFARLHQLAA, encoded by the coding sequence ATGTCGCTCGACGTGAAGCGCACGTACGTCGTGCCTGACCAGACCGCGCAGGTCGCGCGGGCGATCTTTCCGAATGGCAATCCGGTCATGCGCCTCTACGACGACCTGTATAGGGTCGTGGCGGATCGCGACTTCGCCGACCTGTTCCCGGCCCGGGGACGGCCCGCAGAGGCACCGGCCCGACTCGCGCTCGCGACGCTCCTGCAGTTCATGGAGGGGCTGACCGATCGGCAGGCCGCCGACGCGGTTCGCACGCGGATCGACTGGAAATACCTGCTGTGTCTGGAACTGACTGACGTTGGCTTCGACCACACTGTCCTGAGCGAGTTTCGCACGCGCCTTCTCGCGCACGGGGCGGAAAGCCGCCTCCTCGACGCAACTCTCAAACTGGCGCGAGAGCGCGGACTGCTGAAGGGCGGCGGACGCCAGCGCAGCGACTCCACGCACGTCCTCGGGGCGATGCGCACCATGAGCCGGCTCGAAGTCGTCGGCGAGACATTGCGCTACGCACTGAACGCGCTGGCGACGGTGGCGCCCGACTGGCTGCGCGCGTGCACGACCCCGACATGGGCCGAACGCTACGAGCTCCGAGCGAGCGAGTTTCGGCTGCCCAAGAGCCAGACTGGGCGCCGGGCGTGGGCGGTGCAGACCGGCGTCGATGGCTTCACGTTGCTGGCTCTCGCCACAGCGGACGGCGCGCCGCCGGTTGTGCGGGACGCCGCGGCCCTTGAGACCCTGCGGCGCGTCTGGGTGCAGAACTTCCTGGTCGAGCACGGGCCGGAAGGCGCCCGCGTCGAGTGGCGGACGAATGATCAGGTGCCGCCGTCGGGTCGCTACATCGGCTCGCCCTACGACGTGGAGGCGCGCTACGCGAGCAAGGGCGCGACGGTGTGGAGCGGCTACAAGGTGCACCTGACCGAGACGTGCGACGAGGGCACCCCGAACCTGATCACCAACGTTGAGACGACGACCGCCGCGGTCTCGGACGACGCCACGACTTCGACCATCCACGCGGCGCTCGCTGCACGGGGCCTGCTGCCCAAGACCCACATTGCCGACACCGGCTTTGTGAATGCGGCGCTGTTCGTCGACGCCCAGGAACGCTACGGGGTCGACCTGATTGGCCCGACGCGCGGCGACCGACAGTGGCAGGCGCGGGCCGGCGCTGGGTTCGCCGCACGGGACTTCGCCATCGACTTCGTTCAGCAGCGGGCAACGTGTCCAGCCGGCAAGCGAAGCCAGAGCTGGACGCCGGCGCTCGCCCGCGGCACGACGCCGGTGATCAAGATCAAGTTCGCCCCCAGCGACTGCCGAGCGTGCCCGCTCCGGCCGCAGTGCACGCGCGCGAGCACTGCACGCCGGGCGATCACGATCCGCCCAGAGGCGCAACACGAGGCTTTGCGCGTCGGGCGGGCGCGGGAGCAGACCGCGGATTTCGCAGCCGAATACGCGCGGCGGGCCGGCGTCGAAGGCACGATTGCCCAGGGTGTGCGGTCATCTCGGCTCCGACGAACGCCGTACTTTGGGCACGCGAAGACGCACCTTGCCCACCTGATGACGGCAGCCGCGATGAACTTGGCACGCTTGCTGCGGTGGCTGGCAGACGAACCAAAGGCGCGAACACGGCACTCAGCCTTTGCGCGGCTGCATCAACTCGCGGCCTGA
- a CDS encoding diguanylate cyclase domain-containing protein, with protein MSDRQREAVRQKALAEIALLDTPPQPEFDALAKLAQRMLGTRMSSITLIDPERQWFKARCGPLAPETTRAGAFCPVVFETEAPLIVADARLDPRFAASQFVTGSPNIRYYAGVPVRITQANGDAVTIGTLCVLDDEPREPSATDVEILSDLACAAEALFEARMVALRAAEIAEDRRLMVEHLERERRQFKRAERMADMGSWRYDLERRSATWSDGVFAIHELPVSGGVPNGDLMSYIPELDRTTFLDAVRRTLDTGEPFELDADLVTARGHQRRVRCLGEIELSKGKPIALVGLIQDITERHRMEEKLQHLARTDDLTQLPNRAEFNRVLDARLRDAHATGAELAVMLIDLDGFKGVNDVMGHAAGDEVLRRVAEQLRAEYLSSFFPARLGGDEFAVLVPSTVSRAALDLLVQQLLRNLHIVADGLGQIANVTGTIGVAWSGAAARSRAEILRRADTALYEAKRTRKGTARTYHHVLDDRITA; from the coding sequence ATGTCGGACAGACAACGGGAAGCGGTGCGCCAGAAGGCGCTCGCCGAGATCGCGCTCCTCGACACTCCACCACAGCCCGAGTTCGACGCCCTGGCGAAACTCGCCCAGCGCATGCTGGGCACACGCATGTCCTCGATCACGCTGATTGACCCCGAACGGCAGTGGTTCAAGGCGCGATGCGGGCCGCTGGCGCCCGAAACGACCCGTGCGGGAGCTTTCTGTCCTGTCGTGTTCGAGACGGAAGCGCCCCTGATCGTGGCGGACGCCAGGCTCGATCCTCGCTTCGCGGCGAGCCAGTTCGTCACGGGCTCGCCCAACATCCGCTACTACGCAGGGGTCCCAGTCCGCATCACTCAGGCCAACGGTGATGCAGTTACCATCGGCACGCTGTGCGTGCTGGACGATGAGCCTCGCGAGCCCTCTGCCACCGATGTGGAAATCCTCTCGGATCTGGCCTGCGCGGCCGAGGCGCTGTTCGAGGCGCGGATGGTGGCCCTGCGTGCCGCGGAAATTGCCGAGGATCGACGCTTGATGGTCGAGCACCTCGAGCGCGAACGGCGTCAGTTCAAGCGGGCCGAGCGAATGGCCGATATGGGGTCGTGGCGCTACGACCTCGAGCGACGCTCCGCGACTTGGTCGGATGGGGTCTTCGCAATCCATGAGCTGCCCGTCAGCGGAGGTGTACCGAATGGCGACCTCATGAGCTACATCCCGGAACTGGACCGGACCACTTTCCTCGATGCGGTGAGGCGCACGCTCGACACAGGTGAACCGTTTGAACTGGACGCCGACCTCGTGACTGCCAGGGGCCACCAGCGGCGCGTGCGCTGCCTGGGGGAGATTGAGCTGTCGAAGGGCAAACCCATCGCGTTGGTCGGCCTGATCCAGGACATCACGGAGCGGCATCGCATGGAGGAGAAGCTGCAGCACCTCGCCCGTACCGACGACCTCACCCAGCTCCCTAACCGAGCGGAGTTCAACCGCGTCCTGGATGCCCGCCTGAGGGACGCCCACGCGACGGGCGCGGAACTGGCAGTGATGCTGATTGACCTCGACGGCTTCAAGGGCGTGAACGACGTGATGGGGCACGCTGCAGGCGACGAGGTGCTGCGCCGCGTAGCAGAGCAGTTGCGAGCAGAGTACCTGAGCTCGTTCTTCCCGGCACGGCTCGGGGGTGACGAGTTCGCAGTCCTAGTTCCCTCAACGGTAAGTCGAGCTGCTCTGGATCTCTTGGTGCAGCAGCTGCTCCGCAACCTTCACATCGTTGCGGATGGATTAGGGCAGATCGCGAACGTCACCGGCACGATTGGGGTCGCTTGGTCCGGTGCGGCGGCTCGGAGCCGAGCGGAAATCCTTCGCCGCGCCGACACGGCGCTCTACGAGGCCAAGCGGACGCGCAAAGGCACAGCCCGCACATATCATCATGTGTTGGACGACCGAATCACCGCTTGA
- a CDS encoding LuxR C-terminal-related transcriptional regulator gives MTNFDDFDGKIEKFRSREHNKVKAVDNIKQELRRPSLIAIDHRNVFRDCLCICLNKIFTGDKILSFLSVDDLFKSDFNLIEGDLIILYCDIRETLQKKAARDELLSRVGHGINVVLICEGDDIRDVMGCLENGARGYIPTSVSLQVAIEAIRLVRAGGIFIPANSLLQSYSSASDLDPPRQFTPRQTDVLGQLQKGKSNKIIAFELEMKESTVKVHVRNIMRRLGVTNRTEAVVEMQQNYKTDYKNYK, from the coding sequence ATGACAAATTTCGACGATTTTGACGGAAAGATAGAAAAATTTAGATCAAGGGAACATAACAAAGTTAAAGCGGTCGATAATATCAAGCAGGAATTGAGGCGACCATCTTTGATTGCGATCGATCATCGGAATGTATTCCGTGATTGTCTTTGCATATGTTTAAATAAAATTTTTACAGGCGACAAGATACTATCTTTTTTGTCAGTTGATGATCTATTTAAATCAGACTTTAATCTTATTGAAGGAGATCTGATAATTTTATACTGTGATATACGCGAAACTTTGCAAAAAAAGGCGGCGCGTGACGAGCTACTTTCGCGAGTGGGCCATGGTATTAATGTGGTTCTTATTTGCGAAGGTGATGATATTCGTGACGTGATGGGGTGTTTGGAAAACGGAGCACGTGGTTATATCCCCACCAGTGTCAGCCTGCAGGTGGCAATTGAAGCAATACGACTAGTCCGTGCTGGCGGCATCTTCATTCCGGCAAACTCTCTGCTCCAATCCTATAGCTCCGCCTCTGATCTTGATCCACCGCGCCAGTTCACCCCACGACAGACTGACGTTTTGGGGCAGCTACAGAAAGGCAAATCGAATAAAATTATCGCCTTCGAACTCGAAATGAAAGAAAGCACCGTCAAGGTGCACGTGCGCAATATCATGCGAAGACTTGGTGTAACAAATAGGACAGAGGCCGTTGTCGAGATGCAGCAAAATTATAAGACAGATTATAAGAACTATAAATAA